CCTCGATGACCGTGACAGTAAATCAAACACCGAGCGTGAACATTACGCCAGCCGCCATTGCGTTCTGCGATGGCGATTCGATCCAACTTACGGCAACAGGAGCCAACAGCTACGTGTGGTCGCCTGCGACTGGATTGAGTGCTACCACCGGAGCTACGGTCACCGCCAACCCGACCGCCACTACGGTTTACTCGGTTGTTGGTTCAACCTTGGGTTGTGATGACAATGCATCGGCCACGGTAACCATTTACCCGAATCCTGTGGTTGACTTTGCAGCAGATGTAACGGAAGGCTGTGTGCCGCTGTGTGTCCAATTCGCCAACAACTCCACCATCGCTTCTGGAGCTATGACCTACCAGTGGGATTTTGGGGATGGCGAAACCTACATCGGAACAACTGCACAGCATTGCTACCCTGATGTCGATTCGTTCACGGTCAGCCTCACGGCAACGTCAAACTATCAATGCCAAACGGAGTTGGTCATGAACGATTACATCATCGTTCATCCCAACCCTACTGCGCGATTCGATGCAGACCCGACCAGCGCAAGTGTGCTGGACCCAACATTTCAGTTCACAGATAACTCAACGGGCGCAGAACAATGGTTCTGGGATTTCGGAGATGGCACGACCATGCAGAATCTCATCAGCACGCCAGCGCACACCTACCCGACCAATATCGATAGCGGAACGTACACCGTAACGCTTCAAGTGATCAATGAATTCGGCTGTGTGGATGAGACGCAGCTCGATGTGTACATCACGCCCCACATCAGTATTTATATTCCCAATTCATTCTCGCCCAACTCCGATGGCAAAAACGATAAGTTCCGAGCCTATGGCGAGAACATCATCGAGTTTGAGATGCACGTGTACACACGCTGGGGACAGGAGATCTTTTACTCTGCCGTAATGGACGAAGGCTGGGATGGCACATTCATGGGAGAACAAGTTCAGAACGATGTGTATGTGTACAAGGTCGTTTACAAAGGGCTTGACGGCACCGAAGGAAGCCCGATCGGAAGCGTGACGCTGTTCAGGTAAACATATTTTAAGATCCTCCTGCTTTGAAATAGGCTTTCCTATTTCATCTTTCCACTTTCAAATTTCCTCTCTCAGTCTCCGCTGATAATATTTCCGAGCAGGTCGCCACCCAGACCCGCAACGCCTTTGCGTTCACCTGTGCCCCTGTTTCCACCAATGCGTGCGGCCGCTGCAATTCTGTCGGCCAAACGGCTGAACGGTAGCGTTTGCAGATAAACGATTCCAGGTCCTGTGAGGTTGGCTGTGAACAGACCTTCTCCACCAAAGAGTGAGTTTCGGAATCCGCCAATGAACTGAATGTCGTAATCGACCGTTGGGGCAAACGCCACCAAGCAGCCTGTATCAACACGAAGTGTTTCTCCATGTTGCAACTCTTTCTTAATAATCGTTCCGCCCGCGTGAATGAATGCCAATCCATCGCCTTCCAGTCGCTGAAGAATGAATCCCTCACCACCGAAAAGCCCCGCACCGATGCGTTTGGTGAAGGCCACTTCGATCTCTACGCCTTGCGCTGCACAGAGGAAACCATCCTTCTGGCAGTAGAATTCGCCACCAAGTTCGCCCAAATGCAGCGGGATGATCTTACCTGGATAAGGAGCTGCAAATGCCACGTGGCTTTTTCCCATTCCAGTATGGAGGAAGGTGGTGATGAAGAAGCTCTCGCCTGTTATCAGTCGCTTGAAGCCTTTGAAGATACCTCCGCCCGTGTTGGCCTGCATCTGAATGCCGTTTTCCATGTACAGCATCGCGCCAGCTTCTGCTCTCACCGCCTCATTCGGGTCGAGTTCCACTTCCACGGCCTGCATGTCATCGCCATATATCTTGTAATCTATCTCGTGTGCCATTTTCTGTTTGGTTTTGGTCAAAGAAAAAGGACAAAACGAAGAATAAAA
Above is a window of Flavobacteriales bacterium DNA encoding:
- a CDS encoding TIGR00266 family protein, translated to MAHEIDYKIYGDDMQAVEVELDPNEAVRAEAGAMLYMENGIQMQANTGGGIFKGFKRLITGESFFITTFLHTGMGKSHVAFAAPYPGKIIPLHLGELGGEFYCQKDGFLCAAQGVEIEVAFTKRIGAGLFGGEGFILQRLEGDGLAFIHAGGTIIKKELQHGETLRVDTGCLVAFAPTVDYDIQFIGGFRNSLFGGEGLFTANLTGPGIVYLQTLPFSRLADRIAAAARIGGNRGTGERKGVAGLGGDLLGNIISGD